A single genomic interval of Lathyrus oleraceus cultivar Zhongwan6 chromosome 7, CAAS_Psat_ZW6_1.0, whole genome shotgun sequence harbors:
- the LOC127103304 gene encoding uncharacterized protein LOC127103304: MVTCYNCGESGHINTHCMKPKQASTGGKLFAQTGTQTSSDDMLIRGICYINNTPLITGATHSFIVVDCVKRLGPIVSYMGGEMVIETPIKDSVTTTSSVRFLTPGEEEEVGFLSTRELKELLEEEAQVMRDFPYVFPEDIPDIPPERERERMSASKLAELKK, from the exons ATGGTAACTTGCTACAACTGTGGTGAATCAGGACATATCAACACTCATTGCATGAAGCCTAAGCAAGCTTCAACTGGAGGAAAGTTGTTCGCTCAGACGGGGACTCAGACTTCTAGTGATGACATGTTGATAAGAGGTATATGTTATATTAATAATACGCCTTTGATTACTGGTGCAACTCATTCATTTATTGTTGTTGACTGTGTGAAAAGGCTAGGCCCTATTGTGTCTTATATGGGTGGAGAAATGGTTATCGAAACTCCTATTAAGGattcagtgactactacttca TCAGTGCGGTTTCTTACTCCTggtgaggaggaagaagttggTTTCTTGTCTACTAGAGAGTTGAAGGAGCTTTTGGAAGAGGAAGCTCAG GTAATGAGGGATTTTCCATATGTGTTTCCAGAAGACATTCCAGATATACCACcagagagagagagggagag GATGTCTGCATCGAAGTTAGCAGAGTTGAAGAAATAA